A region from the Sorex araneus isolate mSorAra2 chromosome 6, mSorAra2.pri, whole genome shotgun sequence genome encodes:
- the M6PR gene encoding cation-dependent mannose-6-phosphate receptor: MMFPACRRWRTRALALPLLLLAVAVRESWQAEEKTCDLVGEKGKESENELALLRRLKPLYNKSFESTVGQGSDTYMYKFRVCREASNHSSGAGLVQINKSTGKEMVVGRLNETHVFNGSNWIMLIYKGGDEYDSHCGKEQRRAVVMISCNRHTLAANFIPVSEERGKVQECLYLFEMDSSLACSPEASHLSVGAILLITFACLVAVYVIGGFLYQRLVVGAKGMEQFPHLAFWQDLGNLVADGCDFVCRSKPRGAPAAYRGVGDDQLGEETEERDDHLLPM; this comes from the exons GATGTTCCCCGCCTGCAGGCGCTGGAGGACCCGGGCGCTGGCGCTGCCGCTGCTGCTCCTGGCCGTGGCCGTGAGGGAGTCCTGGCAGGCAGAGGAGAAGACCTGCGACCTGGtcggagagaaggggaaggagtcGGAGAACGAGCTGGCGCTGCTGAGGAGGCTGAAGCCGCTGTATAACAAAAG CTTCGAGAGCACCGTGGGCCAGGGCTCCGACACGTACATGTACAAGTTCCGCGTGTGCCGGGAAGCCAGCAACCACTCCTCGGGTGCGGGCCTGGTCCAGATCAACAAGAGCACCGGGAAGGAGATGGTGGTGGGGCGGCTCAATGAGACGCACGTCTTCAACGGAA GCAACTGGATCATGCTCATCTACAAAGGCGGGGACGAGTACGACAGCCACTGCGGGAAGGAGCAGCGGCGCGCCGTGGTCATGATCTCCTGCAACCGGCACACGCTCGCG GCCAATTTCATCCCCGTGTCCGAGGAGCGCGGCAAAGTGCAGGAGTGCCTCTACCTCTTCGAGATGGACAGCAGCCTGGCCTGCTCCCCCGAGGCCTCGCACCTCAGCGTGGGCGCCATCCTGCTCATCAC GTTTGCGTGCCTGGTGGCTGTCTACGTCATCGGGGGCTTCCTGTACCAGCGCCTGGTGGTGGGCGCCAAGGGCATGGAGCAGTTCCCGCACTTGGCCTTCTGGCAGGATCTCGGCAACCTGGTAGCG GATGGCTGCGACTTCGTGTGCCGCTCCAAGCCCCGAGGTGCGCCTGCCGCCTACCGGGGCGTGGGGGACGACCAGCTGGGGGAGGAGACCGAGGAGCGTGACGACCACCTGCTGCCCATGTGA